A stretch of Onychomys torridus chromosome 2, mOncTor1.1, whole genome shotgun sequence DNA encodes these proteins:
- the LOC118578398 gene encoding olfactory receptor 13C7-like: MERSDETSPVTGFILLGLSTHPTLEKTFLLILLMYLVILLGNGVLILVTILDSHLHTPMYFFLGNLSFLDICYTTSSVPLILDSFLTPRKTISFSACAVQMFLSFAMGATECVLLSMMAFDRYVAICNPLRYPVVMSKAAYVPMAAGSWAGGIVASMVQTSLAMQLPFCGDNVINHFTCEILAVLKLACADISINVISMGVTNIIFLGVPVFFISFSYIFILVTILRIPSAEGRRKAFSTCSAHLTVVIVFYGTILFMYGKPKSKDPLGADKQNLADKLIYLFYGVVTPMLNPIIYSLRNKDVRAAVRSLVSQKHFKQ, translated from the coding sequence ATGGAGAGATCCGATGAGACTTCCCCTGTGACTGGCTTCATTCTCCTGGGTCTCTCCACCCACCCAACACTGGAGAAAACCTTCCTGCTCATCCTGCTGATGTATCTGGTGATCCTGCTGGGCAATGGGGTCCTCATCCTGGTGACCATCCTCGACTCCCACctgcacacacccatgtacttcttcctgggGAACCTCTCCTTCCTGGACATCTGCTACACCACCTCCTCGGTCCCCCTCATTCTCGACAGCTTCCTGACCCCCAGGAAGACCATCTCCTTCTCAGCCTGTGCAGTACAGATGTTTCTCTCCTTTGCCATGGGAGCCACAGAGTGTGTGCTCCTGAGTATGATGGCATTTGATCgttatgtggccatctgcaaccCCCTCAGGTACCCAGTGGTCATGAGTAAGGCTGCCTATGTGCCCATGGCTGCCGGATCCTGGGCAGGTGGAATTGTTGCCTCCATGGTTCAAACATCCCTTGCAATGCAGCTGCCCTTCTGTGGGGACAATGTCATCAATCACTTCACCTGTGagatcctggctgtcctgaaactggccTGTGCTGACATCTCCATCAATGTCATCAGCATGGGGGTGACAAATATAATCTTTCTGGGGGTCCcggttttctttatttctttctcctacATCTTCATCCTTGTGACCATCCTGAGGATCCCCTCTgctgaggggaggaggaaggcctTCTCCACCTGCTCTGCCCACCTCACTGTGGTGATCGTCTTCTATGGGACCATCCTCTTCATGTATGGGAAGCCCAAGTCCAAGGACCCACTGGGGGCAGACAAGCAGAACCTTGCAGACAAGCTCATCTACCTCTTCTATGGGGTGGTGACCCCCATGTTGAACCCCAtcatctacagcctgaggaacaagGATGTGAGGGCTGCTGTGAGGAGCCTGGTGAGTCAGAAACACTTCAAGCAGTGA
- the LOC118577875 gene encoding olfactory receptor 13C7: MESNNQTSPGTGFILLGLSAHPTLEKTFFLLILLMYLVILLGNGVLILVTILDSHLHTPMYFFLGNLSFLDICYTTSSVPLILDSFLTPRKTISFSACAVQMFLSFAMGATECVLLSMMAFDRYVAICNPLRYPVVMSKAAYVPMAAGSWAGGIVASMVQTSLAMQLPFCGDNVINHFTCEILAVLKLACADISINVISMGVTNIIFLGVPVFFISFSYIFILVTILRIPSAEGRRKAFSTCSAHLTVVIVFYGTILFMYGKPKSKDPLGADKQDLADKLISLFYGVVTPMLNPIIYSLRNKDVRAAVRNLVVLKKSST; this comes from the coding sequence ATGGAAAGTAACAACCAGACCTCCCCTGGGACTGGCTTCATTCTCCTGGGTCTCTCCGCCCACCCAACACTGGAGAAAACCTTCTTCCTGCTCATCCTGCTGATGTACCTGGTGATCCTGCTGGGCAATGGGGTCCTCATCCTGGTGACCATCCTCGACTCCCACctgcacacacccatgtacttcttcctgggGAACCTCTCCTTCCTGGACATCTGCTACACCACCTCCTCGGTCCCCCTCATTCTTGACAGCTTCCTGACCCCCAGGAAGACCATATCCTTCTCAGCCTGTGCAGTACAGATGTTTCTCTCCTTTGCCATGGGAGCCACAGAGTGTGTGCTCCTGAGTATGATGGCGTTTGATCgttatgtggccatctgcaaccCCCTCAGGTACCCAGTGGTCATGAGTAAGGCTGCCTATGTGCCCATGGCTGCCGGATCCTGGGCAGGTGGAATTGTTGCCTCCATGGTTCAAACATCCCTTGCAATGCAGCTGCCCTTCTGTGGGGACAATGTCATCAATCACTTCACCTGTGagatcctggctgtcctgaaactggccTGTGCTGACATCTCCATCAATGTCATCAGCATGGGGGTGACAAATATAATCTTTCTGGGGGTCCcggttttctttatttctttctcctacATCTTCATCCTTGTGACCATCCTGAGGATCCCCTCTgctgagggaaggaggaaagccttctccacctgctCTGCCCACCTCACTGTGGTGATCGTCTTCTATGGGACCATCCTCTTCATGTATGGGAAGCCCAAGTCCAAGGACCCACTGGGGGCAGACAAGCAGGACCTTGCAGACAAGCTCATTTCCCTCTTCTATGGGGTGGTGACCCCCATGTTGAACCCCAtcatctacagcctgaggaacaagGATGTGAGGGCTGCTGTGAGGAACCTGGTGGTACTTAAGAAGAGCTCCACTTAG